A single region of the Undibacterium piscinae genome encodes:
- a CDS encoding DUF937 domain-containing protein, whose protein sequence is MGLLDAALGMLAGNSEPGNDPKAMLFQAAIGFLNNHSGQAGDGLQSLIGTLQNAGLGDAVSSWLGNGANAPISGEQLQNALGSEQLSQLAEATGLSHGDAAHQLAQMLPGIIDKLSPNGQLADITSINPAEMLQQFSSIFGTKA, encoded by the coding sequence ATGGGACTTCTGGATGCGGCACTAGGGATGTTGGCAGGCAATAGCGAACCGGGCAATGACCCGAAAGCAATGCTGTTTCAAGCGGCAATCGGCTTTTTGAACAATCATTCAGGCCAGGCAGGTGATGGCTTGCAAAGCCTGATCGGTACTTTGCAAAACGCGGGGCTGGGCGATGCCGTGAGCAGTTGGCTAGGCAATGGCGCCAATGCGCCGATATCGGGCGAGCAATTACAAAATGCGCTTGGCAGCGAGCAACTGAGTCAATTGGCCGAAGCGACTGGCTTATCGCACGGTGACGCCGCGCATCAGCTGGCACAAATGCTTCCCGGCATCATCGACAAGCTATCGCCAAACGGCCAACTGGCTGATATCACCAGCATCAATCCAGCCGAAATGCTGCAACAGTTTTCCTCAATATTTGGCACCAAAGCCTGA
- a CDS encoding DUF885 family protein, which produces MNILHLSFRLLQVYVQVVRLGNMSAAARALHLTQPTVSLQLKKLSEAVGEQLLDNRQGRMVTTHIGDELYRAACDVLGRFDDFNVFLQEARGGSCGHINIAIVTTAKYVLPPILGAFYRQFPQVGVTLNVGNRAHILERFDKQEDDLYLFSHPPSGPHVLATRILKNPLLLIAPVDHWAAKRKHLNFADLRHERFLIREPGSATRMMFESWLSSQGTDLSNTMQIESNEAIRLSVASGLGLSVISAHTLEQGREKLSILPVDGFPIESNWYLVTRKDRRLPHAAMQLVRFIAIPGHYVQLQHANKSPSVIKTLFGNGAMVEGWAVYSERMMLESGYGGNTPEMWLMYYKWNLRAVCNTILDYSVHVLGMSEAQAKDLLINQAFQTQAEADGKWQRVQFTSVQLTSYFSGYSEILAFREEQKKRLGAKFNLKQFHEEFLSYGSAPVGMIKRLMLKQ; this is translated from the coding sequence ATGAACATTCTCCATCTGAGTTTTCGCCTGCTACAGGTCTATGTACAGGTGGTACGGCTTGGCAATATGAGCGCCGCGGCGCGCGCCCTGCACCTGACGCAACCGACGGTATCTTTGCAACTGAAGAAATTGAGCGAAGCGGTTGGTGAACAGTTGCTCGACAATCGTCAGGGCCGTATGGTAACTACCCATATTGGGGATGAACTGTATCGGGCCGCATGCGACGTGCTTGGGCGCTTCGACGACTTCAATGTTTTCTTACAGGAAGCACGCGGCGGTAGTTGCGGACATATCAACATCGCCATCGTCACCACCGCCAAATACGTACTGCCACCGATTTTGGGCGCGTTTTACCGCCAGTTCCCACAAGTGGGTGTGACTCTCAATGTGGGCAACCGCGCCCACATTCTGGAACGTTTTGACAAGCAGGAAGACGACCTTTATCTATTCAGTCATCCGCCCAGCGGCCCCCACGTGCTGGCCACCCGCATTCTTAAAAATCCACTACTGCTGATCGCGCCGGTAGATCACTGGGCCGCGAAGCGCAAGCACTTAAACTTTGCCGATCTCCGGCATGAGCGATTCCTGATCCGCGAACCAGGTTCGGCGACCCGCATGATGTTTGAATCCTGGCTCAGTAGTCAGGGTACGGATCTTAGTAATACCATGCAGATCGAAAGCAATGAGGCGATCCGTCTCAGTGTTGCATCGGGCCTGGGTTTGTCAGTGATTTCAGCGCACACGCTGGAACAAGGCCGCGAGAAATTGTCGATTTTGCCGGTAGATGGTTTTCCGATAGAGAGCAACTGGTATCTGGTCACCCGAAAAGACCGACGCTTACCACACGCTGCCATGCAGTTGGTGCGTTTTATTGCCATTCCCGGGCATTACGTACAACTCCAGCACGCAAACAAATCGCCTTCCGTCATCAAGACCTTGTTTGGTAACGGCGCCATGGTGGAGGGATGGGCGGTCTACAGCGAACGCATGATGCTCGAATCTGGATACGGCGGAAATACGCCGGAAATGTGGCTGATGTATTACAAATGGAACCTGCGCGCAGTCTGCAACACGATACTCGATTACAGCGTGCATGTGCTGGGTATGAGCGAGGCGCAGGCGAAAGATCTATTGATCAACCAAGCTTTCCAGACTCAGGCGGAAGCTGATGGCAAGTGGCAGCGCGTGCAATTTACCTCGGTGCAACTGACGAGTTATTTCAGTGGCTATAGCGAGATACTGGCGTTTCGCGAGGAGCAGAAAAAGCGACTCGGCGCAAAGTTTAATCTCAAGCAATTTCACGAAGAATTTCTCAGTTACGGTAGTGCGCCGGTTGGCATGATTAAGCGGTTGATGCTGAAACAATAG
- a CDS encoding sodium-dependent bicarbonate transport family permease, whose product MPDIVIVFFALGLIAGLLKSDLKVPKSIYETLSILLMLVLGLKGGMALHGKFELAMLSQLLPIAALGFILPLCCYPILRKLVGLSLDDSASVAAHYGSVSAGTFAVVLTMAEQAGLPLNPETTLYLVLLELPAIVIMLWLHRRLSGQGSKSGILREALTSRGVLLLGGGVLIGYLYGPVGLKPLAPVLFDGFKTMLALFLLEMGLCTAKVCSPLPWQHWRLIAFAALTPFALAWVGIAAALALNLPAGSALVLAGITASASYIAAPAAIRTAIPNANIGLAMLAALGITFPVNVLIGLPLYRT is encoded by the coding sequence ATGCCCGATATAGTCATTGTCTTTTTTGCCTTAGGCCTGATTGCCGGCCTTCTTAAATCTGATCTGAAGGTTCCCAAATCGATCTACGAGACCTTGTCGATATTGCTGATGCTGGTGCTCGGCCTCAAGGGTGGGATGGCGCTGCACGGTAAGTTTGAGTTAGCTATGCTCAGTCAGTTGCTGCCGATTGCGGCCTTGGGGTTTATCTTGCCGCTGTGTTGCTATCCGATTTTGCGTAAGCTAGTCGGCTTATCGTTGGACGATTCCGCTAGTGTTGCCGCACATTATGGCTCGGTGAGCGCCGGTACCTTTGCCGTAGTGCTGACGATGGCGGAGCAAGCCGGGTTGCCTTTGAATCCCGAAACCACGCTATATCTGGTGCTGTTGGAGTTGCCCGCCATCGTGATTATGCTGTGGCTGCATCGTCGCCTCAGCGGGCAAGGCAGCAAGAGCGGTATTTTGCGCGAAGCGCTGACTAGCCGTGGCGTCTTGTTGCTAGGCGGCGGTGTCTTGATCGGCTACTTGTACGGTCCGGTAGGTCTGAAACCCTTGGCTCCGGTGTTGTTTGATGGTTTCAAAACCATGCTGGCGCTGTTTCTTCTCGAAATGGGCTTGTGCACTGCCAAGGTATGCTCACCTTTGCCTTGGCAGCACTGGCGTCTCATCGCGTTTGCCGCGCTTACCCCGTTTGCGCTTGCCTGGGTCGGTATTGCCGCGGCACTTGCACTGAATTTGCCCGCCGGTAGTGCACTGGTGCTTGCAGGCATTACCGCCAGTGCCTCCTATATCGCCGCACCAGCCGCGATTCGCACTGCCATACCTAATGCCAATATCGGCCTGGCCATGCTGGCAGCGCTGGGAATTACCTTTCCGGTCAATGTCTTAATCGGCCTGCCGCTATACCGGACATGA
- a CDS encoding bifunctional riboflavin kinase/FAD synthetase produces MKVFRGLPNAAARAPCALAIGNFDGVHLGHQALLSRLRAAATRLDLDAAVMTFEPHPRAFFADLLGDPSRAPRRIANLRDNLASLDAAGVDRVIVEHFNAHFASLSPQEFIENVLVEGLHVKWILVGEDFRYGAKRAGDISMLIEAGKQYGFEVETLAAVNDKGSRISSSAVRAALAAGDFNEAQSLLGRPYYISGHVIHGQKLGRTLGFPTLNLRIAHHHPALQGIFVVQVHGLAEHPLPGVASLGVRPTVDDSGRVLLETHVFGYSGNAYGKVAQIEFLQKLRDEEKYIDLPTLTAAIERDAQQAKAYFRARDNSAAPDTSVGTTTGRI; encoded by the coding sequence ATGAAGGTATTTCGCGGACTCCCCAACGCTGCTGCACGTGCGCCTTGCGCACTAGCGATAGGCAATTTTGACGGCGTGCATCTCGGACATCAGGCTTTGCTGTCAAGATTGCGCGCAGCCGCCACACGTCTGGACTTAGATGCTGCAGTGATGACGTTTGAACCGCATCCGCGCGCATTTTTTGCCGATCTGCTCGGTGACCCGTCAAGGGCGCCCAGACGTATCGCCAACCTGCGCGACAATCTCGCCTCACTCGATGCGGCCGGCGTCGACCGCGTCATCGTTGAGCACTTCAACGCGCACTTCGCTTCACTGAGCCCGCAAGAGTTCATAGAAAACGTGCTGGTCGAAGGCTTGCACGTAAAGTGGATACTGGTAGGTGAGGATTTTCGCTACGGCGCCAAACGGGCCGGCGACATTTCCATGCTGATAGAAGCCGGGAAACAATACGGCTTCGAGGTAGAGACGCTGGCTGCGGTCAACGATAAAGGCAGCCGCATCTCCTCATCGGCCGTCAGGGCGGCGCTGGCCGCCGGTGACTTTAATGAGGCGCAAAGCCTGCTGGGACGCCCCTACTATATTTCCGGACACGTGATCCACGGCCAGAAACTGGGCCGCACACTGGGCTTCCCTACGCTGAACCTGCGTATCGCCCATCACCACCCTGCACTGCAAGGTATCTTTGTAGTGCAAGTGCACGGTCTGGCAGAGCATCCGCTGCCAGGCGTGGCCAGTCTGGGCGTACGCCCAACGGTCGACGATAGCGGCCGCGTGCTGCTGGAAACCCATGTCTTCGGTTATAGCGGCAATGCCTATGGCAAGGTGGCGCAGATAGAATTCCTGCAAAAATTACGCGATGAAGAGAAATACATCGACTTGCCAACCCTGACAGCGGCGATAGAGCGCGATGCCCAGCAGGCGAAAGCCTACTTCCGCGCGCGCGACAATTCTGCGGCGCCAGACACTTCGGTAGGCACAACCACCGGCCGAATTTAA